A region of the Pseudarthrobacter sp. MM222 genome:
CGGGCTGACGCGGCCAGAAACGTCACATTCCCCGGGTCCGCCAAAGGCGCGTGATAGCAATGGGACTGATGAAACCACATTTCTGTCCGCCCTCCGGGTGCCGGCCCGCCTAATGAGCCACCTTGCCCGGGCGCCGCGCGGATGGCTCCTCATGCTCGCCATCGGCCTCATCGCCTTGAACATGCGCGGCCCCTTGGTGGCCGTAGCCCCGGTGGTGGCGCACATGCGGGACGACCTCGCATTCACCCCGGTGGAATTGGGATTCCTGACGGGGATACCGGTCTTGTGCTTTGCACTGGCGGCCCCGCTGGCGTCGTTGACCGGGCGCAAGCTCGGTCCCGAGTTCGCGATCACGCTGACGCTGCTCGGCGTGCTCCTGGGTGTCGTGGTCCGCTCCTCCGGCGGGGGTGCCCTCGTCATGCTGGGCACCGTGATCCTCGGCGTCGCGATCACGATTGGCAACATCGTGGTCCCGCTGATCATCCGACGGGACTTCACCCCGGCCCGGCAGGGCGCGGCGATGGGCACCTACACGGCGGCCCTCAACATCGGCTCATTTCTCACCTCTATGGTGACTGCGCCGCTGGCCGAGTTCATGGGCTGGCGGCCGGCGATTGCTGCGAGCGGTCTCTTCGCACTGTCTGCCGCAGCGGTCTGGGTGATATCAGTCGGCCGGCACGCGTTCGTTCCTGCTGCCATCCCCGCTGCGGACCCGGGGCGCCCGGCCGGCAAGCTGGCGTCGCGGTGGATCACGGCCGCCCTGACCTTGGGGTTCGCCGGCCAGGCGTTCTCCTACTACGGCGTGACCGCGTGGCTTCCGAGCCTGCTGGCCGACGAACTCGGCATGCCGCCGTCGGCCGCGGGTGCAGGGTCCTCGCTGTTCCAGATCCTCGCCATCGTGGGCGGACTGGGTGTGCCGCTGGCGGCCCGTTTCGCCAGTACGACAGCCGTGGGCCTCACCCTGGGGCTCCTGTGGCTCACGGTCCCCGTCGGCTTGCTGCTGGCTCCGGAGCTGTGGTGGCTGTGGTGTTCCCTGGGCGGTGTGGCCCAAGGCGGGGGCATCACGCTGATCTTCCTGGCCATCATCCGGTTGGCCAGGGACCAGGCCGCGGCAGGCCGGATGTCCGCCGTCGTGCAGGGCGCCGGCTACTGCTTCGGTGCCGTGGCGCCGACCCTGCTGGGCTACGTGCACGGCATCTCCGGCTCGTGGACCGGCCCGCTGCTGATGGTGCTCGGCTCCGTGGCGTTCTTCATCATCGGCACCGCGTTGTCCCTGCGCCACGTCCCCAAGGTCCGCTGAGTCGCGGGGCTCCTCGGACCCCCGGGGCTCCTCGCGCCCGCCGCTGGCCCGCTTCGCCCCGCCGAGATTACAGATAAGGCCCATGTCCGCGTGGAACATGGGCCTTATCTGTCATCTCGACGCCGTCGTCGGTGATGGGTCTTCCGTCGCTGGGCCGCCACCCGGATCTCGGGGTGCCTGTTGCGAAGGGCCCGGCGGCCCAGCGGACGGAAATCTCTGTGCTCCGGACGTGTTGCTGCGGCGTCCTAGGCAGGCACGAGACCGGGATCCCCGGCGGGGGCTTCGCTACCGTCGCGCGCTTCGTGCAGGAAGCGGTCGTACGCCGGCAGTGTCAGGAACGCCGGGAACGAGGTGCTGAGCGTGACTTCCTCAAAGATGTCCCGGGCGTCGGCGAAGCGGTCCCCTTCGAAGCGTTCCAGCCGGATGAACTCCTCGTCCAGCATGTCCTCCACGCCTTCGCGGGTGATGACGTCGCCGGTGTCCGTGATGGCGCGGGCGAAGATCCACTGCCACAGCTGCGAGCGGGAGATCTCCGCGGTGGCGGCGTCCTCCATCAGGTTGTGGATGGCGACGGCGCCGTTGCCGCGCAGCCAGGACTCGATGTAGCGGATGCCGACCTCGATGTTGTTCCGGATGCCCTGTTCGGTGATGGTGCCGGTGGTCGAGGCGATATCGAGCAGTGCGCGGTCATCCGGGGTGACGTCCTCGCGGAGGCGGTCCAGCTGGTTCGGGCGCTCGCCGAGCACACCGTCGAACACTTCCCGGCACACCGGAACCAGGTCCGGATGCGCCACCCAGGAACCGTCGAAGCCGTCCGCGGCCTCACGGGTCTTGTCCGCACGGACCTTTTCGATGGCGATCGCATTGGCGGCCTCGTCCTTGCGGTTGGGGACGGCCGCGGCCATGCCGCCGATCGCCATGGCCCCGCGCTTGTGGCAGGCCCGGACCAGCTGTTCGGTGTAGGCCCGCATGAACGGCTGCGTCATGGTGACCTGGCTGCGGTCCGGCAGCACGAAGCGGGGTCCGCGGGTGCGGAAGTTCTTGATCAGCGAGAAGATGTAGTCCCAGCGGCCGGCGTTCAGCCCCGCCGCGTGGTCGCGCAGCTCGTAGAGGATTTCCTCCATCTCGAAGGCGGCGGTGATGGTTTCGATCAGGACAGTGGCGCGGATGGTGCCCTGCGGAATGCCGAGCAGGTCCTGTGCCAGGACGAAGATGTCATTCCACAGCCGGGCCTCGAGGTGGTTCTCGATCTTCGGGAGGTAGAAGTACGGCCCCTTGCCCTGGGCGATCAGGCGGCGGGCGTTGTGGAAGAAGTACAGGCCGAAGTCGACAATGCCGCCGGCAACCGGCGTCCCGTTGATGAGCATGTGCTTTTCCGGGAGGTGCCAGCCGCGGGGACGGACCACGATCGTGGGCAGGTCCTCGGCGGCGCGGAGCTTGTACTCCTTGCCTTCGGGGGAGGTGAAATCGATCCGGCGTTCCAGCGCGTCCGTGAGGTTGAGCTGGCCCTGGATGACGTTGCGCCACGACGGCGTGGAGGAGTCTTCCATGTCGGCGAGCCACACCTTGGCCCCGGAGTTCAGGGCGTTGATGGTCATCTTCTTGTCCACCGGCCCGGTCATTTCCACACGGCGGTCTTCCAGCCCCGGGGCCGGGGGAGCGACGCGCCAGTTGGGGTCGTTTCGGACCGATTCGGTTTCGCGGAGAAACCGCGGGTCCTGGCCCTTGCTGATCTGCTGCCGGCGTACCTGCCGTGCCTGCAGCAGCTCGCTGCGCCGGGCGGCCGTGGCCCGGTGCAGCTTCGCCACAAAGGCCAAGGCGTCCGGGGTAAGAACCTCGCTCTGCCGGCAAATCGGCTGCGCGGTCAGCGTGATCCCGTTGATGGTGAAGTTGTCAGTGAAGCTGTTCATTTCAATCTCTCCTTCGAGAAGCAAAAGTTCGACGGCGGGTGGTGACGTACGCGCGAGGCCGAAGGTGCCGGTGTTGCGGCAGCCTGCGTAAAAGGGGCCCTGTGTCCGGGCCCGTCCTCGCTCAGCGAGGTCGGACCCGGACATGGGGAATAGCAGGCAGAGCAATGCCGGACCGAAGGCCGGACGCAAGCGCCGCCGTCGGGAAGCTAGTGGAACTGGCCTTCTTCGGTGGATCCCACCAGGGCCAGGGTGGATGCGTTCGGGTTGAGCGCGGTAGCGATGTCGTCGAAGTATCCGGTGCCGACTTCGCGCTGGTGCTTGGTCGCGGTGTAGCCGCGGGACTCGGAGGCGAATTCCTTCTCCTGCAGCTCGACGTAGGCGCTCATGCCTTCCCGGGCGTAGCCGTGGGCAAGATCGAACATCGAGTAGTTCAGGGCGTGGAAGCCGGCCAGGGTGATGAACTGGAACGTGAAGCCCATGGCGCCCAGTTCACGCTGGAACTTGGCGATGGTGGCGTCGTCCAGGTGCTTGCGCCAGTTGAAGGAGGGGGAGCAGTTGTAGGAAAGCATCTGGTCCGGGAAGTCGGCCTTGACGGCCTCGGCGAACTTCTTGGCGAGCTCCAGGTCCGGCGTGCCCGTCTCCATCCAGATCAGGTCAGAGTACGGGGCGTAGGCCTTGGCCCGGGCGATGCAGGGTTCGATCCCGTTGCGGACCTTGTAGAAGCCTTCCGGGGTACGGACCGGCTGTCCCCCCTCGTGGAGGATGAATTCCTGGTCCCGCTCGTCGACGTCGGACGTGATCAGGGTGGCTGCCTCGGCATCGGTGCGGGCGATAACGACCGACGGGGTGCCCGCGACGTCGGCGGCCAGGCGGGCGGCGTTCAGCGTGCGGACGTGCTGCTGCGTGGGAATCAGGACCTTGCCGCCGAGGTGGCCGCACTTCTTCTCCGACGCGAGCTGGTCCTCCCAGTGCACACCCGACGCGCCGGCCTGGATCATGGACTTCATCAGCTCGTAGGCGTTGAGCGGGCCGCCGAAGCCGGCCTCGGCGTCGGCGATGATCGGGACCATCCAGTCCTCGACGGTCTGGATGCCTTCAGAGAACTCGATCTGGTCCGCGCGGAGCAGGGCGTTGTTGATGCGCCGGACCACGGTGGGGACCGAGTTGGCGGGGTAGAGCGACTGGTCCGGGTACGTGTGGCCGGAGTTGTTGGCGTCCGCGGCGACCTGCCAGCCGGAGAGGTAGATGGCGCGGAGCCCGGCCTTGACCTGCTGTACGGCCTGGTTGCCGGTCAGCGCGCCCAGGGCGTTGGTGTACTTACCGGTGCTGTGCTCCTCGGTGAGCTGCTTCCACAGCTTCTCGGCGCCGCGCCGGGCCAGCGTATGTTCTTCGGAGACGCGGCCGCGGAGGCGGATGACGTCCGTTGCCTTGTAGTCACGGGTCACACCTTCCCAGCGCGGGTTGGCGGCCCACTCGAGCTCCAGTGCGGCGGCCTGCTGTTCGGGCGTCTGCTGGGTGGGCTCAAATGCTGCAGTCATCTTTGTCTCCTTGATGGGTCCGGGGCCGGCCGGTCTGCGTCTCTGCAAATCCTGGCCGGTTGTTCCCGGATAGTGATTCTTTCCGTGAGTTCTACTTTTCTTCACTTTCCAAGGGGTTTCTAGACCAAAACCATGGAAAGAAATGCACTTTTTAGCGTATTCTCAAGAAATGCACTCAACCAGCTGGAACCGCCAAGCTCTTTCGCCGTCCGCGCCTGCAGCGGCGGAGGTGGACGTCATCAGCATGGGCCGGCGCGTCCGCCATCTGCGCAAGGCCGCAGGCCTCACGCTCGACGACTTGAGCGCCGCCGTCGGCACAGCGCCAAGCCAGCTGAGCCTGATTGAAAACGGGAAACGCGAGCCCAAACTTGGCCTACTCCAGCAGCTCGCAGCGGCCCTCGGGGTGAGCATCGACGAGCTGCTCGGCGCGGAGCCGCCCAACCGGCGCGCGGCCCTGGAGATCGAGCTGGAACGGTACCAGCGCAGCCCGCTCTACGGATCCCTGAACCTGCCCAAGATCCGCATCAGTTCACGGCTTCCGATGGATGTCCTGGAGTCCATGGTGGGGCTGCAGCATGAGCTTGAACGCCGCCTGAACGAACAGGTCGCGACGCCGGAGGAGGCCCGCCGTGCGAACGGTGAACTGCGGGCGATGATGCGCGAGCGGAACAACTATTTTCCCGAGTACGAGGCCGAGGCGCAGAAGGTCCTCGAGTCGGTGGGGCACACCAGCGGTCCGCTGTCCCATCACGTCATCGCAGACATCGCCGGGCACCTCGGTTTCAGCCTCCACCACGTGGGTGACCTGCCGCATTCGACCCGTTCCGTGACCGATCTTAAGAACCGCCGAATTTACCTCACGCAGAACTCGCGCAGCGACCACGACCCCCGTTCCGTGCTGCTGCAGGCGCTGGGACATTACGTCCTGGGCCACCAGACCCCCAACAACTACGGCGACTTCCTGATGCAGCGGGTGGCCACGAACTACTTCGCCGCGGCGCTACTGCTGCCCGAGCAGGCAACCGTGGAGTTCCTGCAAAAGGCCAAGCAGGCCAAGGAAATCGCGGTCGAGGACATCCGCGACGCGTTCGCCGTGTCCTACGAGACCGCCGCGCACCGTTTCACGAATCTCGCCACCCAGCATCTGGACATCCGCACGCACTTCCAGAAGACGCACAAGAGCGGGATCATCTACAAGGCTTACGAGAACGACGGCGTGACGTTCCCGCAGGACCACACCGGCGCCATCGAGGGCCAGTTCTCATGCCGGAACTGGACATCCCGGGTGGTGTTCGACGTGCCGGACAAGTTCAGCGCCTACAACCAGTACACCGACACCCCCGCCGGGACCTACTGGTGCACCGCCCGGACGGAACGCTCGGCGAACGGCGAGTTCTCGCTCTCCGTGGGCGTCCCCTACGCGCAGGTCAAGTGGTTCCGCGGCCGGGACACCACCGAGCGGTCCAAGTCGACGTGCCCGGACGAGAGCTGCTGCAAACGTCCGCCGGCAGCCCTGGCTGCGGAATGGGCGGGGAACGCCTGGCCGTCGGCGCGGGCCCACTCCCACCTGCTCGCCGCGATGCCGCCCGGGGCTTTCCCCGGTGTGGATGAGACCGAGGTCTACAGCTTCCTCCAAGCGCACTCCGGCAGCTAGGCAGGGTTCCCGCACCTCCGGTGGATCTCTCCGGTCGGTGGACCGTGGCCCTCGTGGCGCCCTCAGCCCAAATCGCCGGAACCTCTCGAGTTCGCCGGAAACTTCCGGCGACCTCGAGGGTTTCCGGCGAACTCAGCCGAGGGCGCGAGCGTGATGGTGGGGGATGCCGTAGCTGATCATCCCGCCGAGCTCCGGGGCCGGCAAGTTAGCGCGGGCCGCCCTGCCAGAGCGCATCAAAGGGTGCGCCCGAAGCCACGCGGTTGCGGATCCCGGCGGTTACGAACGACTTCGCGGTGCGGGCAGCCTCCAGCGGGGTGGCACCCTTGGCCAGTTCGGCCGTCACGGCCGCTGCCAGCGAGCAGCCGGCACCGGAGACCGCGGCTTCACCCACTTTCGGGGCGGACAAGACCTCCAGCGTCTCGCCGTCGTAGTAGACGTCGACGGCGTCGGATCCACTCAGGCGCACGCCGCCCTTGGCGAGCACCGCGGCACCGCTGAGCTCATGGATGCGGACAGCTGCGGCCTTGAGGGATTCGATGTCGGTGATTTCCAGGCCGGACAGCGACTCGGCCTCGAAGTGGTTCGGCGTCACGAACGTGGCTAGCGGCAGGATCTGCGCCTTGAGGGCCTGGTCAGTATCCAGGGCGTGGCCCGGCTCCTGGCCCTTGCAGATCAGCACCGGATCCAGCACAACGTGGGCAAACCCGGAGCCTGCCAAGGCCGAAGCCACGGTCGAAATCGTCGCCGGGCTGCCCAGCATGCCGATCTTCACGGTGTCCAGCACCGACGGTGCACCCGACCCGGCACCGTAGGCCGCCGTCGTCGCCTCAAGCTGATCTTCGATGACCTGCTGATCCACCGGAACGAAGCGGTGGTTCCAGTTGTCCTTGGGGTCGAAGGAGACGATGCAGGTCAGATTGGCGATGCCGAAAACGCCCAGCTCCTGGAAGGTCTTCAGGTCAGCCTGCGCGCCGGCACCACCGGTGGCCTCGGAGCCGGCGATGGTCAGGGCGACAGCGGGGGCGGCCCCAGCACGGGGGAAAAAGTCTCAACAGCGGCAGAAGTCATGGATCCATCCTCCCACCAGGCCGGGAGGGCCCGCATTGTGCTGATGACCAATATGACCAAAAGCCGAGTGTTCCGGATCACGGCACATATGGTGGCGGACGGCGTTGCTTTCTTGCGGCGCCGGATCCAGGAAGGTTCATTGATGAGCACCCAACTGTCCGAATCGGCTCAGACGAGAAGAGCCGTGAGCAACATTCTTAAAGGCTCTGCCGGCAACCTCGTCGAGTGGTACGACCTCTACGTTTACACAGTCTTCGCGGCCTATTTCCAGGCGCATTTCTTCAATTCCCAGGACGATCTGCAGGCCGGACTCGAGGCGATGGCCGTGTTCTCGACGTCGTTCCTGATGCGCCCGGTTGGGGCCTGGTTCTTCGGCCGCTATGCGGACCGCAAGGGGCGCAAGGCGGCCCTGACGCTCAGCGTGACCATCATGTCCGCCGGTTCCTTCGCCATTGCCATCCTGCCGACGACGCAGCAGATCGGTGTCTGGGCGCTGGTTCTGCTGATCCTTGTGCGGCTGGTCCAGGGCTTCTCCGTGGGCGGCGAATACGGCACCAGCGCCACGTACATGTCCGAGGCCGCCACGTCCAAACGACGCGGATTCTTCTCCAGCTTCCAGTACGTCACCCTGATCGGCGGCCAGATGCTGGCCCTGCTGGTTCTCGTCATCCTGCAGAACACCATCGACAAGGGCGCCCTCACCGAGTGGGGCTGGCGTATCCCGTTCGCGATCGGCGGCGTGGCCGCGCTCGTGGTCCTGTGGCTGCGGCGCTCGATGGAAGAGACCGTGTCCGCCGAGCAGGTCGAGGCCGCCAAGGTTCCGGCCGTGGCCGGCGTTGCGCAGCCCGGCACCATGAAGCTGCTGTTCACCCAGCACTGGAAGCCGCTGCTGATCTGCATCGGCGTCACCCTCGGCGGCACCGTAGCGTTCTACACGTACACCAACTTCATCCTGAAGTTCATGAACGATACGTCCGGGATCGCCAAGACCGACACTTCCGTGATCAACTTCTGGGCGCTGTTCATCTTCATGCTGCTCCAGCCGGTCTACGGGATCATCTCGGACAAGGTCGGGCGCAGGCCGCTGTTGCTCTGGTTCGGCATCACGGGCGTGTTGTTCACCTGGCCGCTGCTGTCCACCCTGGCCGGCACTAAGGATCCGTTCACCGCGTTCCTGCTGATGCTGGGCGGCCTGCTGATCGTCGGCGGCTACACCTCCATCAACGCCCTCGTGAAGGCCGAACTGTTCCCCGCCTCCATCCGTGCCCTCGGCGTGGGCTTGGGATACGCCATCGCCAACTCGCTCTTCGGCGGCACGGTCCCGCTGCTGGGCGCCGCGTTCCAGAAGGCCGAGCGCGTGGACCTGTTCTTCACCTACGTCACCGTCGCCATCGCGGTCTCGCTCCTGGTGTACATCTTCGCGCTGAAGAACAAGAAGGCCACGCACCTGGACCACGAGCAGGGCCGCGCCTGGGAGTCCGCGGCCGACGCGAGCATCGCCGGCAGCCCGGACGACGACAAGGACCTCGTCGACGCCTCGCGCCGATAGGTCCCCGGCGGGAAGTACGACGGCGGGTGGCCGGCTGCGGGACTTAGGTTCCGGCGCTGGCCGCCCGCCGTTGTCGTTAACTCCTGACGCTCTCCCGGCGCCTCGGGGGTGAGAGAATGGAGGGCGGTTCCGGCGGTCGTTCCGCCGGGCGCTTCCAGTGTTAATACAGCCGGTTGCCCTTCCTCGTCCACGCGGATCCGGGGCGTCCGAGCGAACCACTACGAACGGACCACGCATGACTTCCGCCCAGACTTTCCCGGCTCCGGCGCCGCCTAAGTTCGCCTCGATCGGTTCCTCCTACTTCAGCATCGTGCTGGCCCTCATGGCCGTCGTGCTGATCCTGTCCAACATCGGAGCGTCGAAGGGCGTGGCAATCGGCCCCATCATCACCGACGGGGGCTTCTTCCTCTTCCCGCTGGCCTACATCTTGGGCGATGTCATCAGCGAGGTCTACGGCTTCAAGGTGGCCCGCAAGGCCATTCTCGCCTCGTTTGCGCTCTCCGTTTTCGCGTCCCTCTGCTACTGGATCATCATCGCCCTGCCCGGCTTCGACGACGACTTCGGTGCCTCCAAGCAGGCGGCGCTCGAGGGGGCGCTCGGCCCGGTCCCGCAGATTGTGCTCGCCTCGCTGCTCGCGTTCCTGGCAGGCCAGACCATCAATTCCTGGATCCTGGTGAAGATGAAGTCCCGCACGGGGGAGAAGTCGCTGTGGGCGCGCATCATGAGCTCCTCCGTGGCCGGCGAATTCGTCGACACCCTGATCTTCTGCAGCATCGCCGCGTCTGTGATCGGAATCAGCGACTTCGGCAGCTTCGCGAACTACGTCCTCGTGGGCTTCCTGTACAAGACGCTGGTGGAGTTCCTGTTCGTCCCGGTCACGACGGCCGTGATTGGCTGGATCAAGAGGCGCGAACCGAGCTACGGGGCCTAGGCCCGGCGGCGTCTAGCCCGCCCCGGCCCCGGCGCCCCGCCGCCTGGCCCCGGCCCCGGCCCCGCCGCCCCGCCCAATTCGCCGGTACGCTGCGGGGTCGCCGTATCGCCACGGCGAATCCGCCGCCTACCGGCGAATTCGGGGTTCAGAGTACGGGGCGGCCGGCTAACACGCGGAGCAGCCGGCTCTTGAATTCCTCCTCGCGGAAGAGGTCCTTCCACTCAACCCGGACGAACCGCCAGCCGTCTTCGACGAGGGCCTTCTCCCGGCGCCGTTCCTCGAAGAGCACCTCGGCCGTGGGCCTGTAGTCGAAGTACTTAATTTTGCCGTCGAACTCGAGGGCGACCATCTCCTTCTTCCACGCAAAGTCCAGGCGATGGCGCCCGGCTCGGCTTATCACTTCCAGCTGCAACTCCGGGGGCGGGATCCGCAGCCGCAGGATCAGTTCGCGGGTCAGGGTCTCGCCGGGAGACTCAGAGCGCGGATCGGCAGTGGCCAGGACACGGCGGAATGTGCGGATCCCTCGGCGGCCATCCAGGGCATCTGCCATTGCCTGCAGGGATGCCGGGTCCGCGCCGAGGCGAAGCGCATGGTCTGTGAGGATCAATGCCTGCCCGTAACGTAGCATCATGGCGCAGTCGGCAGTGGTGCGCTCCAGGGAAGTCGTCCGGAGCCCGTTAACTTCGTCAAAATCCTGCTCGGCGAAGGGGCGCGTGTGGCAGCGGACGTCCCTGCCGTGACGCTCGTTGGATGGGCGCACCTTCTGCAGGAGATGGATGGTGTCATCCACGTCCCACAGGTGGAGGCGGCGGAGGCGCGCTGCGGACGTGTGGCTGTAGCGGAAGCCGCCCGTCGACGTCGTCCGCGTTCCGTGGGCATGCGCGAAGATGAGCTGCCTGCCCCGGGCGGCAGGGGACTGGGCATCCCAGAGGCTGGCGCGGATGTAGCAGCCGTGGCGCAGCCGGATCAGGACGCCGGAGTCCACGAGCGAGCGGATGGCCCGAGAACCGTAGCCGAGGTCGATCAATTGTTCAGTGCGCCAGAGGTTGCCTCTCGGCGGCAGCTCGGGCGGGCGGTCTTGTGGCATGCACCCAGCTTCCGCCGCCGGGAGCGCGTGCGGGAGGCTCCGCCGTCGCTATGTGGAAACCGCGGAGTCGCCGGATCCGTGCCAGATCGCCGTAAGTTTCCGGCGATCTGGCACGGTACCGGCGAATTCGACGGCGGAACTCACCCGGACCTGCGCGCCGTGGTGCCCCGGACGATGAGGGCCGGCTCGATCAGCTTGCGCTGAGGCTCGAGGGTGGGGTCGTGGATCCGTGCCAGCAAGGTGTTTGCCACATCGGCCCCGACAATGTCGCTGCGGTTGTCCACTGACGAGAGGTCCAGATACCGGGACTTGGCCAGCTGGGAGTTGTCGTAGCCGATCACGGAGAGGTCGGCCGGGACGGACAGGCCGCGCGCCTTGGCCGCAGCGAGGGCACCCAGGGCCATTGCGTCGTTGGCCGCGAAGAGGGCTGTTGTATCGGGGTGGTGGTCCAGGATCCAGCAGGCGGCCGTGTAACCGTCCTCTTCGGAGGTCCCTTGGGACTCGCCGGCGATCCGGGCTTCGACGCCGGCCTCCAGGAGGCGGCTCCGGAAGCCTTCGCGCCGATGGGAGGCGGCACCTCCGGAGCCGGACAGGTGGCCGATGCTGATGTGTCCGAGCCCCAGCAGATGGTCCGCGGCCATACCGCCGCCGGCGTCGTCGTCGTTCGTGATGAGGCCGGCCCCGGCGGGGACGCCGTCGCGCCAGCCCGCGACGACAGCGGGAACCCAGGTCCCGGCCATCATGGACTCACTGGGCTCGGCGGCGATGACAAGGCCCTCCACATGCATGGACAGCAGGCCGTCCGTGGCTTCGGTGATGCGGTTCTCGCCGGGGCGGGAATCCGCGAGGGTGACCTGGTAGCCGTGCGGGGAGAGTGCGGATTCCATGCCGCGGAGCAGGTCCACGAACCAGAGATTCCGAAAGTCGTCAATGACCAGCCCGATGCTCTTCGTCTGGCTGCTGGCAAGCGTGGTCGCTGCCCGGCTGGGGCGGTATCCCAGCTCTGCCATGGCCGTCCGGACTGCCTCCCGGCGCTTCTCGCTGACCCTCGCCGGGTTCTGGAGCACCAGGGAGACCAGCGACGGCGAGACGCCGGCGCTCTTGGCGACGTCGTAGATCGTCGGGCGGCGTGTCCGGGGGCCGTTCAGCGTCATCTGCAGAACCTTTCATGTCTCATCCGAGAATAGTCGGTCAACCATTGACAGGACATACTCACATATATACGCTTTTGTTCAGCGCAGGTTTTTGTAGCGCTCCAATTTTCTAGGATCGGGCCGCTGGCCTGGCCGAATTTCAAAGGAGAAATCGATGGCTGACAGTTTGGGAGTCGCCGTAATCGGCGCAGGTATGGCAGGGAAGGCGCACGCAGCCGCCTACCGGACGGCCTCTGCGCTGTACAGCCCGGTCCTTCCTCCGATCCGGCTCGTTTCCATCGGCGACGTGAACGCCGAATTCGGCTCCCTGGCCGCGAAGCGCTTTGGCTATGAACGCAACGACACCTCGTGGCAGGCCATCGCCGAGGCCGATGACATCGACGTCGTGAGCGTCGTGATCGCGAACTCGCTCCACCGGGAAGTTGTGGAGGGCCTGCTGGCGGCCGGCAAGCACGTGCTGTGCGAGAAGCCGCTGAGCGACTCCCTGGAGGACGCCCGGGCTATGGCGGACGCGGCCCGCAACGCCAGCTCCATCGCGCGGATCGGGT
Encoded here:
- a CDS encoding MFS transporter, yielding MSHLARAPRGWLLMLAIGLIALNMRGPLVAVAPVVAHMRDDLAFTPVELGFLTGIPVLCFALAAPLASLTGRKLGPEFAITLTLLGVLLGVVVRSSGGGALVMLGTVILGVAITIGNIVVPLIIRRDFTPARQGAAMGTYTAALNIGSFLTSMVTAPLAEFMGWRPAIAASGLFALSAAAVWVISVGRHAFVPAAIPAADPGRPAGKLASRWITAALTLGFAGQAFSYYGVTAWLPSLLADELGMPPSAAGAGSSLFQILAIVGGLGVPLAARFASTTAVGLTLGLLWLTVPVGLLLAPELWWLWCSLGGVAQGGGITLIFLAIIRLARDQAAAGRMSAVVQGAGYCFGAVAPTLLGYVHGISGSWTGPLLMVLGSVAFFIIGTALSLRHVPKVR
- the aceB gene encoding malate synthase A, whose protein sequence is MNSFTDNFTINGITLTAQPICRQSEVLTPDALAFVAKLHRATAARRSELLQARQVRRQQISKGQDPRFLRETESVRNDPNWRVAPPAPGLEDRRVEMTGPVDKKMTINALNSGAKVWLADMEDSSTPSWRNVIQGQLNLTDALERRIDFTSPEGKEYKLRAAEDLPTIVVRPRGWHLPEKHMLINGTPVAGGIVDFGLYFFHNARRLIAQGKGPYFYLPKIENHLEARLWNDIFVLAQDLLGIPQGTIRATVLIETITAAFEMEEILYELRDHAAGLNAGRWDYIFSLIKNFRTRGPRFVLPDRSQVTMTQPFMRAYTEQLVRACHKRGAMAIGGMAAAVPNRKDEAANAIAIEKVRADKTREAADGFDGSWVAHPDLVPVCREVFDGVLGERPNQLDRLREDVTPDDRALLDIASTTGTITEQGIRNNIEVGIRYIESWLRGNGAVAIHNLMEDAATAEISRSQLWQWIFARAITDTGDVITREGVEDMLDEEFIRLERFEGDRFADARDIFEEVTLSTSFPAFLTLPAYDRFLHEARDGSEAPAGDPGLVPA
- the aceA gene encoding isocitrate lyase, translated to MTAAFEPTQQTPEQQAAALELEWAANPRWEGVTRDYKATDVIRLRGRVSEEHTLARRGAEKLWKQLTEEHSTGKYTNALGALTGNQAVQQVKAGLRAIYLSGWQVAADANNSGHTYPDQSLYPANSVPTVVRRINNALLRADQIEFSEGIQTVEDWMVPIIADAEAGFGGPLNAYELMKSMIQAGASGVHWEDQLASEKKCGHLGGKVLIPTQQHVRTLNAARLAADVAGTPSVVIARTDAEAATLITSDVDERDQEFILHEGGQPVRTPEGFYKVRNGIEPCIARAKAYAPYSDLIWMETGTPDLELAKKFAEAVKADFPDQMLSYNCSPSFNWRKHLDDATIAKFQRELGAMGFTFQFITLAGFHALNYSMFDLAHGYAREGMSAYVELQEKEFASESRGYTATKHQREVGTGYFDDIATALNPNASTLALVGSTEEGQFH
- a CDS encoding helix-turn-helix transcriptional regulator; translated protein: MHFLAYSQEMHSTSWNRQALSPSAPAAAEVDVISMGRRVRHLRKAAGLTLDDLSAAVGTAPSQLSLIENGKREPKLGLLQQLAAALGVSIDELLGAEPPNRRAALEIELERYQRSPLYGSLNLPKIRISSRLPMDVLESMVGLQHELERRLNEQVATPEEARRANGELRAMMRERNNYFPEYEAEAQKVLESVGHTSGPLSHHVIADIAGHLGFSLHHVGDLPHSTRSVTDLKNRRIYLTQNSRSDHDPRSVLLQALGHYVLGHQTPNNYGDFLMQRVATNYFAAALLLPEQATVEFLQKAKQAKEIAVEDIRDAFAVSYETAAHRFTNLATQHLDIRTHFQKTHKSGIIYKAYENDGVTFPQDHTGAIEGQFSCRNWTSRVVFDVPDKFSAYNQYTDTPAGTYWCTARTERSANGEFSLSVGVPYAQVKWFRGRDTTERSKSTCPDESCCKRPPAALAAEWAGNAWPSARAHSHLLAAMPPGAFPGVDETEVYSFLQAHSGS
- a CDS encoding hydroxymethylpyrimidine/phosphomethylpyrimidine kinase, translated to MTIAGSEATGGAGAQADLKTFQELGVFGIANLTCIVSFDPKDNWNHRFVPVDQQVIEDQLEATTAAYGAGSGAPSVLDTVKIGMLGSPATISTVASALAGSGFAHVVLDPVLICKGQEPGHALDTDQALKAQILPLATFVTPNHFEAESLSGLEITDIESLKAAAVRIHELSGAAVLAKGGVRLSGSDAVDVYYDGETLEVLSAPKVGEAAVSGAGCSLAAAVTAELAKGATPLEAARTAKSFVTAGIRNRVASGAPFDALWQGGPR
- a CDS encoding MFS transporter; its protein translation is MSTQLSESAQTRRAVSNILKGSAGNLVEWYDLYVYTVFAAYFQAHFFNSQDDLQAGLEAMAVFSTSFLMRPVGAWFFGRYADRKGRKAALTLSVTIMSAGSFAIAILPTTQQIGVWALVLLILVRLVQGFSVGGEYGTSATYMSEAATSKRRGFFSSFQYVTLIGGQMLALLVLVILQNTIDKGALTEWGWRIPFAIGGVAALVVLWLRRSMEETVSAEQVEAAKVPAVAGVAQPGTMKLLFTQHWKPLLICIGVTLGGTVAFYTYTNFILKFMNDTSGIAKTDTSVINFWALFIFMLLQPVYGIISDKVGRRPLLLWFGITGVLFTWPLLSTLAGTKDPFTAFLLMLGGLLIVGGYTSINALVKAELFPASIRALGVGLGYAIANSLFGGTVPLLGAAFQKAERVDLFFTYVTVAIAVSLLVYIFALKNKKATHLDHEQGRAWESAADASIAGSPDDDKDLVDASRR
- a CDS encoding queuosine precursor transporter; its protein translation is MTSAQTFPAPAPPKFASIGSSYFSIVLALMAVVLILSNIGASKGVAIGPIITDGGFFLFPLAYILGDVISEVYGFKVARKAILASFALSVFASLCYWIIIALPGFDDDFGASKQAALEGALGPVPQIVLASLLAFLAGQTINSWILVKMKSRTGEKSLWARIMSSSVAGEFVDTLIFCSIAASVIGISDFGSFANYVLVGFLYKTLVEFLFVPVTTAVIGWIKRREPSYGA